From the genome of Halomonas sp. MCCC 1A13316, one region includes:
- a CDS encoding AsmA family protein, whose amino-acid sequence MKRLLQMLLAAIGVLGVVVAAAVVYVTTFLDPEDFKPRLVEVVREQSGLELTLDGPLSWSFYPRLGVSVEQAEGRLPEQSAEDQPFLALAHAEVSLAFAPLLRGEIAIEGLTLDGMQLRLARDEEGRGNWETLLQRLDEGREGAESVLAPASAGPNRESGNLAVALNVASVQVRNGAATYRDLASRTEWLIEELNLSGTNVNPQRAFPFKSSFKLRSYSSLDWRELERSPALASDVSFEGRMRLALAESRYVLEGLKLSSASLLAGIESRQQIDLSGQQLTLDLSQQRLQLQEGRLEAGLQHPALGEGPLPLVLAMAVDADLAENTAQLRDLQLTGPDDLRLSGHLNLADLVQSPTYSGQISIAPFSLRPWLSRLGKMPQMADPQALSDVALTSPVQGDLEHIELAGLTMVLDGSTFTGELNAGFDGKLLDFELQGDSLDLDSYLPPAEPADQNAARNDFLFISKAHADDTAELVPAEWLAQLNLNGALDLAQLHLSGLDFTEVGLALSGGDGRHRLERFRSVFYDGELSASGALDLTHEPIRWQFNPSLERVRLEPLLQALSEDDSPAPLRGRLTLGGELETRDNSWPTLKRNLNGRLAGRIDEGAILDVNVSQELCSLAAAIEGRETSRDWSADTRFERAEASLRINDGVARSEDILVLIPGIELGGTGELDLGSERFDLRAAARFVDGADTACPVNQRLERLPLPVRCSGELSGDSGEWCRFDREAFQGSLAELLRDEASRRAGDELEERLERPLEKLEESLGEGASRELRDTLRGLLN is encoded by the coding sequence ATGAAACGACTGTTGCAGATGCTGCTGGCTGCCATCGGGGTACTCGGTGTGGTGGTGGCGGCGGCCGTGGTCTACGTCACGACCTTTCTCGACCCCGAGGACTTCAAGCCGCGCCTGGTCGAGGTGGTGCGCGAGCAGAGCGGGCTGGAGCTGACCCTGGACGGCCCGCTCTCCTGGTCGTTCTACCCGCGTCTGGGGGTGAGCGTGGAGCAAGCCGAAGGCCGCCTTCCTGAGCAAAGTGCCGAAGACCAGCCCTTCCTTGCCCTCGCCCATGCCGAGGTCAGCCTTGCCTTTGCACCGTTGCTGCGCGGTGAGATCGCCATCGAAGGGCTGACACTAGACGGAATGCAGCTGCGCCTGGCTCGCGACGAGGAGGGGCGCGGTAACTGGGAAACCCTGTTGCAGCGTCTCGACGAGGGCCGCGAAGGCGCCGAGTCGGTGCTGGCACCGGCCAGCGCCGGGCCCAACCGAGAGAGCGGCAATCTGGCCGTGGCGCTCAACGTCGCCAGCGTCCAGGTGCGCAATGGCGCGGCGACATACCGCGATCTGGCATCGAGAACGGAGTGGTTGATCGAGGAACTCAACCTTTCCGGCACCAACGTCAACCCCCAGCGCGCCTTTCCGTTCAAATCCTCCTTCAAGCTGAGATCGTATTCCTCCCTCGACTGGCGGGAGCTGGAGCGTAGCCCGGCCTTGGCGAGCGACGTTTCTTTCGAGGGGAGAATGCGGTTGGCCCTTGCCGAGAGCCGCTACGTTCTGGAGGGGCTGAAACTCAGTTCCGCAAGCCTGCTGGCGGGCATCGAGAGCAGGCAGCAGATCGACCTGAGCGGACAACAGCTCACTCTGGACTTATCGCAGCAGCGGCTGCAGCTTCAGGAGGGGCGGCTCGAAGCCGGATTGCAGCACCCGGCTTTGGGAGAGGGCCCCTTGCCGCTGGTGCTGGCCATGGCAGTGGATGCCGATCTGGCCGAGAATACGGCACAGTTGCGCGACCTGCAGTTGACCGGGCCTGATGACCTGCGCCTGAGCGGGCATCTGAACCTCGCCGACCTCGTACAGTCGCCCACCTATAGCGGACAGATCAGCATCGCGCCCTTCTCGCTGCGTCCATGGCTATCGCGCCTGGGCAAGATGCCCCAGATGGCGGATCCCCAGGCCCTCTCCGACGTGGCTTTGACCAGCCCCGTGCAAGGCGATCTGGAGCATATCGAGCTGGCGGGCCTGACCATGGTGCTCGATGGCAGTACCTTCACCGGCGAGCTGAACGCCGGCTTCGACGGCAAACTGCTCGACTTCGAGCTGCAGGGCGATAGTCTCGACCTGGACAGCTACCTGCCGCCTGCCGAGCCCGCCGACCAGAATGCCGCGCGAAATGATTTTTTGTTTATCTCAAAGGCCCATGCCGACGACACGGCCGAGTTGGTCCCCGCCGAGTGGCTGGCGCAACTGAACTTGAATGGGGCGCTGGACCTGGCGCAGCTGCACCTGTCGGGGCTCGACTTCACCGAGGTGGGGCTGGCCCTGTCCGGCGGAGATGGCCGGCATCGCCTCGAGCGCTTCCGTTCGGTCTTCTATGACGGCGAGCTGAGCGCCAGCGGAGCTCTCGACCTGACCCACGAGCCGATTCGCTGGCAATTCAACCCCAGCCTTGAACGGGTACGCCTGGAGCCGCTGCTTCAGGCGCTGAGCGAGGACGATAGCCCCGCGCCTCTGCGTGGTCGGCTCACGCTCGGCGGCGAACTCGAGACGCGTGACAACAGCTGGCCGACGCTCAAGCGCAATCTCAACGGACGTCTGGCGGGACGGATCGACGAGGGCGCCATACTCGACGTCAATGTGTCACAGGAGCTGTGCTCGTTGGCGGCTGCGATCGAGGGGCGCGAGACGAGCCGCGACTGGAGTGCCGATACGCGCTTCGAGCGCGCCGAGGCGAGCCTGCGCATCAACGATGGCGTTGCCCGCAGCGAAGACATCCTGGTCCTCATTCCCGGTATCGAGCTGGGCGGCACCGGCGAGCTGGACCTGGGCAGCGAGCGCTTCGATCTGCGTGCCGCGGCTCGCTTCGTCGACGGGGCCGATACCGCCTGCCCGGTCAATCAGCGCCTGGAGCGATTGCCGCTGCCGGTGCGCTGTAGCGGAGAGCTGTCCGGCGACAGCGGTGAATGGTGTCGCTTCGATCGGGAGGCGTTTCAGGGGTCGCTGGCCGAGCTGCTGCGTGACGAAGCCTCCCGGCGTGCCGGCGATGAGCTGGAGGAGCGCCTCGAACGCCCTCTCGAGAAGCTCGAAGAAAGTCTGGGCGAGGGAGCCAGCCGGGAACTTCGCGACACTCTGCGTGGTCTGTTGAACTGA
- a CDS encoding acetyl-CoA sensor PanZ family protein — MPVTLHLVDKTVWASDPQVRHDLQRIYADAPAERLPVPVDSFLREHLEAGHLFGCARFNDRLLGAVAVRIDDQAWWLSELCVRKTTRRRGVGSRLLALVSDAARTTGKELRTLSSQLPVADQVLLTRLGYRLDITGDYFVLAPPLQGGGNT, encoded by the coding sequence ATGCCGGTAACGCTTCATCTCGTAGACAAGACCGTATGGGCGTCCGACCCTCAGGTGCGACACGATCTGCAGCGGATCTATGCCGATGCACCGGCCGAGCGCCTGCCAGTGCCAGTGGATTCCTTTCTTCGCGAACACCTCGAGGCCGGGCACCTCTTTGGCTGCGCGCGCTTCAACGATCGCCTGCTAGGGGCGGTGGCAGTAAGAATCGACGATCAGGCCTGGTGGCTCTCGGAGCTGTGTGTGCGCAAGACCACCCGGCGGCGCGGCGTCGGTTCGCGGCTGCTGGCACTGGTCAGCGATGCGGCACGCACCACGGGTAAGGAACTCCGCACCCTCTCCTCGCAGCTTCCGGTCGCCGACCAGGTTCTGCTGACGCGCCTGGGGTATCGCCTGGATATCACTGGTGACTATTTCGTATTGGCTCCACCGCTGCAAGGAGGCGGTAACACATGA
- the hisB gene encoding imidazoleglycerol-phosphate dehydratase HisB: MSERIATVTRDTKETQITVTVNLDGEGRLNCETGVPFLDHMLDQVARHGLIDLDIKAVGDLHIDDHHTVEDLGITLGQAFEQAIGDKRGIHRYGHAYVPLDEALSRVVIDFSGRPGLFMNVEFTRATIGRLDTQLFWEFFQGFVNHARVTLHIDNLKGFNAHHQAETIFKAFGRALRMAVEPDPRMAGQMPSTKGCL; encoded by the coding sequence ATGTCCGAGCGAATCGCCACGGTAACCCGTGATACCAAGGAGACCCAGATCACGGTCACCGTGAACCTCGACGGCGAGGGGCGGCTGAACTGCGAGACCGGCGTTCCCTTCCTCGATCACATGCTGGATCAGGTGGCGCGCCACGGCCTGATCGATCTGGACATCAAGGCAGTGGGCGACCTGCACATCGACGATCATCATACCGTCGAGGACCTCGGTATCACCCTCGGCCAGGCCTTCGAGCAAGCCATCGGCGACAAACGTGGCATCCATCGCTACGGTCACGCCTACGTGCCGCTCGACGAGGCGCTGTCACGGGTCGTCATCGACTTCTCCGGTCGCCCGGGGTTGTTCATGAACGTCGAGTTCACCCGTGCCACCATCGGCCGCCTCGATACCCAGCTGTTCTGGGAATTTTTCCAGGGCTTCGTCAATCATGCCCGTGTCACACTGCATATCGACAACCTGAAGGGCTTCAATGCCCATCATCAGGCGGAAACCATCTTCAAGGCCTTCGGCCGCGCACTGCGCATGGCCGTGGAGCCCGATCCGCGCATGGCCGGTCAGATGCCGTCCACCAAGGGCTGCCTGTAA
- the hisH gene encoding imidazole glycerol phosphate synthase subunit HisH — MTIAVIDYGMGNLHSVAKALEHVTHEHVVITRDPRRIQGATRLVLPGQGAIRDCMGELEKTELRGLVQELLARQSKPLLGICVGQQMLLDHSEESGGIPCLGFLAGEVKRFPTDMVDDYEQRLKVPHMGWNLVHQHHEHPLWKGIDQDEHFYFVHSYYVAAEDDACVFGTTRYGHIDAHVAVGRDATFAVQFHPEKSSRAGLKLLENFVTWVP, encoded by the coding sequence ATGACCATTGCCGTCATCGACTACGGAATGGGCAATCTGCACTCGGTTGCCAAGGCGCTGGAGCATGTGACCCATGAACACGTGGTCATCACTCGCGACCCGCGCCGCATCCAGGGCGCTACCCGCCTGGTCCTGCCCGGCCAGGGGGCGATCCGCGACTGCATGGGCGAACTCGAGAAGACCGAGCTGCGAGGGCTGGTACAGGAGCTGCTGGCCAGGCAGAGCAAGCCGCTGCTGGGCATCTGTGTCGGCCAGCAGATGCTGCTCGACCACAGCGAGGAGAGCGGCGGCATTCCCTGCCTGGGCTTTCTCGCCGGCGAAGTGAAGCGCTTTCCCACCGATATGGTCGACGACTACGAACAGCGCCTCAAGGTGCCCCACATGGGCTGGAACCTGGTCCACCAGCACCATGAGCACCCGCTCTGGAAGGGCATCGATCAGGATGAGCACTTCTACTTCGTGCACAGCTACTACGTGGCGGCGGAAGACGACGCCTGCGTATTCGGCACTACCCGCTATGGGCACATCGATGCCCACGTGGCCGTGGGCCGCGATGCCACCTTCGCCGTGCAGTTCCACCCGGAGAAGAGCTCCCGAGCCGGACTCAAGCTGCTGGAAAACTTCGTTACCTGGGTACCCTGA
- the hisA gene encoding 1-(5-phosphoribosyl)-5-[(5-phosphoribosylamino)methylideneamino]imidazole-4-carboxamide isomerase, whose amino-acid sequence MLVIPAIDLKDGQCVRLKQGRMDDATTYGDDPVAMAARWVEAGARRLHLVDLNGAFEGKPINGEAVTAIARRWPTLPIQIGGGIRSAETIEHYLAAGVSYVIIGTKAVKEPDFVGEMCRAFPGHVIVGLDARDGFVATDGWAEVSQVKAVDLAKRFADDGVSSIVYTDIARDGMMNGVNVEATAALARQGGLPVIASGGVTNLDDLRALVAAGEPGILGAITGRAIYEGSLDVAEGQKLCDQLTAGLDRAGS is encoded by the coding sequence ATGCTGGTAATTCCCGCCATCGATCTCAAGGACGGTCAATGCGTCCGCCTCAAGCAGGGGCGAATGGACGATGCCACCACCTACGGTGACGATCCGGTGGCCATGGCCGCCCGCTGGGTCGAGGCCGGCGCGCGCCGGCTGCACCTGGTCGACCTCAACGGCGCCTTCGAAGGCAAGCCGATCAATGGCGAGGCGGTGACCGCCATCGCCCGTCGCTGGCCTACGCTGCCCATCCAGATCGGCGGGGGTATCCGCAGCGCCGAGACCATCGAGCACTATCTCGCTGCTGGCGTCTCCTACGTGATCATCGGCACCAAGGCGGTCAAGGAGCCGGATTTCGTCGGCGAGATGTGCCGCGCCTTTCCCGGCCACGTGATCGTCGGCCTCGATGCCCGTGACGGCTTCGTCGCCACCGACGGCTGGGCCGAGGTCTCCCAGGTAAAGGCGGTGGACCTGGCCAAGCGCTTCGCCGATGACGGCGTCTCCAGCATCGTCTACACCGACATCGCCCGCGACGGCATGATGAATGGCGTCAACGTCGAAGCCACGGCAGCTCTTGCCCGCCAGGGTGGCCTGCCGGTGATCGCCTCGGGCGGGGTGACCAATCTAGATGATCTGCGCGCGCTGGTGGCAGCGGGCGAGCCGGGTATCCTCGGTGCCATCACCGGCCGCGCCATCTACGAAGGCAGCCTCGACGTGGCCGAAGGCCAGAAGCTGTGCGACCAACTGACTGCAGGGCTCGATCGAGCCGGGAGCTGA
- the hisF gene encoding imidazole glycerol phosphate synthase subunit HisF, whose translation MGLAKRIIPCLDVDAGRVVKGVNFIGIRDAGDPVEIAQRYNLQGADEITFLDITASHEDRETTVEMVERIAGEVFIPLTVGGGIRTCDDIRTMLNAGADKVSINTAAVTNPDFVREAAERFGSQCIVVAIDAKRVSAEGETPRWEIFTHGGRRPTGLDAVEWAKKMVEYGAGELLLTSMDRDGTKAGFDLGVTRAISDAVTVPVIASGGVGNLDHLVDGVIEGGADAVLAASIFHFGEYTIPEAKRYMAEHGIEMRL comes from the coding sequence ATGGGACTGGCCAAGCGCATCATCCCCTGTCTCGACGTCGACGCCGGCCGGGTGGTCAAGGGCGTCAATTTCATCGGCATCCGAGACGCCGGCGACCCGGTGGAGATCGCCCAGCGCTACAACCTGCAGGGCGCCGACGAGATCACCTTTCTCGATATCACCGCCAGCCATGAGGACCGCGAAACCACGGTAGAGATGGTCGAGCGTATCGCCGGCGAGGTGTTCATTCCGCTGACCGTGGGTGGCGGCATACGCACCTGCGACGATATCCGCACCATGCTCAACGCCGGTGCCGACAAGGTCTCGATCAACACCGCGGCGGTCACCAATCCCGACTTCGTGCGCGAAGCCGCCGAGCGCTTCGGTAGCCAGTGCATCGTCGTTGCCATCGATGCCAAGCGTGTCTCGGCCGAAGGAGAGACGCCTCGCTGGGAGATCTTCACCCACGGCGGGCGACGCCCCACCGGACTGGATGCCGTCGAGTGGGCAAAGAAGATGGTGGAGTACGGCGCCGGCGAGCTGCTCTTGACCAGCATGGATCGCGACGGCACCAAGGCCGGTTTCGATCTCGGCGTGACCCGTGCGATCAGCGACGCCGTGACGGTGCCGGTGATCGCCTCCGGTGGCGTCGGCAATCTCGACCATCTCGTGGACGGCGTAATAGAGGGTGGCGCCGATGCGGTACTCGCCGCCAGCATCTTCCACTTCGGCGAGTACACCATTCCCGAGGCCAAGCGCTACATGGCCGAGCATGGCATCGAGATGCGCCTGTAG
- a CDS encoding YjaG family protein encodes MSQPTGGFHQRLQALAAHQRQAFMAALCERLLTNYALYAQMTGTGNPAGVRAILDLVWEQLSVREARIDFERQAEKLAELEPPADDDSFGARRALEVVVALASLLDTLRGEAPDAVLEVSRISKSGVRAFIEMTESEEDASKLSKLVREHPLMADENDFQDAVLEAAEKPLDRDALKALRRLGRNDGVSNLGLEAG; translated from the coding sequence ATGAGCCAGCCAACAGGGGGCTTCCACCAGCGGCTCCAGGCGCTTGCGGCGCACCAACGACAGGCCTTCATGGCGGCGTTGTGCGAACGGTTATTAACCAACTATGCGCTCTATGCACAGATGACAGGAACGGGAAACCCGGCCGGGGTGAGAGCAATTCTCGATCTGGTATGGGAGCAGCTCAGCGTACGCGAGGCGCGTATCGATTTCGAGCGGCAGGCCGAGAAGCTCGCTGAGCTCGAGCCGCCGGCCGATGATGACAGCTTCGGTGCCCGCCGCGCCCTGGAAGTGGTGGTCGCCTTGGCTTCGCTGCTCGATACGCTGCGCGGCGAAGCTCCCGATGCCGTGCTCGAGGTCAGTCGCATCTCCAAGAGTGGCGTGCGTGCCTTCATTGAAATGACCGAGAGCGAGGAGGATGCCAGCAAGCTTTCTAAGCTGGTGCGCGAGCATCCGCTCATGGCGGACGAGAACGACTTTCAGGATGCGGTGCTGGAAGCGGCAGAAAAGCCCCTCGACCGTGATGCACTCAAGGCGCTGCGGCGGCTAGGGCGTAACGATGGGGTGAGCAATCTCGGGCTCGAGGCGGGGTAG
- a CDS encoding MGMT family protein — protein sequence MKPVLREQILTILAAIPPGRVTTYGRIAAMTEGGTPRLVARALRELPDDHGLPWFRVITASRRVADHPGSMEQRQRLIAEGVFFDARERVAPEALWP from the coding sequence ATGAAACCGGTATTGCGAGAACAGATCCTGACCATCCTGGCCGCGATACCGCCGGGGCGGGTAACCACCTATGGCCGTATCGCCGCCATGACCGAGGGAGGTACGCCGCGGCTGGTCGCTCGGGCGCTGCGCGAGCTTCCCGACGACCATGGCCTGCCATGGTTTCGTGTCATCACTGCGTCGCGCCGGGTGGCCGACCATCCCGGCAGCATGGAACAGCGCCAGCGGCTGATAGCCGAGGGGGTGTTCTTCGATGCGCGAGAACGAGTGGCGCCGGAAGCGCTATGGCCATGA
- a CDS encoding type 1 glutamine amidotransferase produces MHFHLLQHSPHHGPGRIADWLTSMGHSHTVFHLHAGEAPPSLADGDALILLDGPMGTFDDERYPWLKRERKLIAKALDGNKPLLGIGMGARMIAAELGATVGRGTFAEVGWHEVTLAAESPFDLPERFAAFMWHRDVFALPDDALPLGGSVGSPVQGFAWDAGRALGLLCHLEVTRASVDELLANSERPEGSETSPHAQPAESILADARRFDHLAPLLDRLLSQWIRSAPA; encoded by the coding sequence ATGCATTTTCACCTTCTTCAGCACAGCCCGCATCACGGCCCGGGGCGGATCGCCGACTGGCTGACCAGCATGGGACACAGCCATACCGTCTTTCATCTCCATGCGGGTGAAGCGCCCCCCAGCCTGGCCGACGGCGATGCGTTGATTCTGCTCGATGGCCCCATGGGCACATTCGACGACGAACGCTACCCCTGGCTCAAGCGCGAGCGCAAGCTGATTGCCAAAGCACTGGACGGCAACAAGCCGCTGCTCGGCATCGGCATGGGCGCCCGCATGATTGCCGCCGAGCTTGGCGCCACGGTGGGCCGCGGCACTTTTGCCGAGGTCGGCTGGCACGAGGTGACCCTGGCTGCCGAGAGCCCCTTCGACCTGCCGGAACGCTTCGCTGCCTTCATGTGGCATCGCGATGTCTTCGCCCTGCCCGACGACGCCCTGCCGCTGGGCGGCAGCGTTGGCAGTCCGGTACAAGGCTTCGCCTGGGATGCCGGACGGGCATTGGGGTTGTTGTGTCATCTCGAGGTCACGCGTGCCAGCGTGGACGAACTGCTGGCCAACAGCGAGAGGCCGGAAGGCAGCGAGACCAGCCCTCATGCCCAGCCCGCCGAGAGCATCCTGGCCGATGCCAGGCGCTTCGACCACTTGGCGCCGCTGCTCGACCGCCTGCTCAGCCAGTGGATCCGCAGCGCTCCGGCATAA
- the mnmH gene encoding tRNA 2-selenouridine(34) synthase MnmH — translation MNLPLIKPDLSLLRQGRPLIDVRAPVEFAQGSLPGATNLPLMDDEERRLVGIEYKHHGQQAAMELGQRLVSGGIRASRIAAWRRMVEAHPDAVIYCYRGGLRSQIAQQWLAESGLTRPRIHGGWKAMRQTLCQRIDAAAGQPLLVVGGLTGCAKTALIQALPNGLDLEGCARHKGSAFGRHPLPAPSQIDFEHAMGRRLLELSGPLVVEDESRHIGAANVPLTFWRAMEQAPRIRVEMPLDWRLAQIHKDYIDDLWAIYRQQFGEWLGWTLMRKQLASALARLKKRLGQARLARLQRLQQLAFREHERGNRQAHEAWLAPLLTEYYDPMYRHQLEKRDPGRFLHVGDWDSCLGAARAWTKEAARQLAEQPQLA, via the coding sequence GTGAACCTGCCCCTGATCAAACCCGACCTCTCCCTGCTACGCCAGGGGCGACCGCTGATCGACGTGCGAGCGCCGGTGGAGTTCGCCCAGGGCAGCCTGCCCGGTGCGACCAACCTGCCGCTGATGGACGACGAAGAGCGTCGCCTGGTGGGCATCGAGTACAAGCACCACGGTCAGCAGGCTGCCATGGAGCTGGGCCAACGGCTGGTCAGCGGGGGAATCAGGGCGTCACGCATCGCTGCTTGGCGACGCATGGTCGAGGCACATCCCGATGCGGTGATCTACTGCTATCGCGGCGGGCTGCGCTCGCAGATTGCCCAGCAGTGGCTGGCCGAAAGCGGTCTGACGCGGCCACGCATCCATGGCGGCTGGAAGGCGATGCGCCAGACGCTGTGCCAGCGTATTGACGCGGCGGCCGGTCAACCGCTGCTGGTGGTCGGTGGGCTGACCGGCTGCGCCAAGACGGCGCTGATCCAGGCACTGCCCAACGGACTCGATCTCGAGGGCTGCGCCCGCCACAAGGGTTCGGCCTTTGGCCGGCATCCGCTGCCGGCACCCAGCCAGATCGATTTCGAGCATGCCATGGGCCGGCGCCTGCTGGAGCTCTCCGGTCCGCTGGTGGTGGAGGACGAGTCGCGCCATATCGGCGCGGCTAACGTGCCGCTCACCTTCTGGCGGGCGATGGAGCAGGCCCCTCGGATACGGGTGGAGATGCCTCTCGACTGGCGTCTGGCGCAGATCCACAAGGACTATATCGATGACCTTTGGGCGATCTATCGCCAGCAGTTCGGCGAATGGCTGGGCTGGACGCTGATGCGCAAGCAGCTCGCGAGTGCGCTGGCGCGATTGAAGAAGCGCCTGGGCCAGGCCCGGCTGGCTCGCCTCCAGCGGCTGCAGCAGCTCGCCTTCCGCGAACACGAGCGAGGCAATCGCCAGGCTCATGAGGCCTGGCTCGCACCGCTGCTTACCGAGTACTACGACCCCATGTACCGTCATCAGTTGGAAAAGCGTGACCCCGGTCGCTTCCTCCATGTTGGCGACTGGGACAGCTGCCTGGGAGCCGCAAGAGCGTGGACGAAGGAGGCAGCGCGGCAGCTTGCCGAACAGCCTCAGCTGGCCTGA
- the selD gene encoding selenide, water dikinase SelD: protein MSAIRLTQYSHGAGCGCKIAPDVLDSILAKAGPGATHSRLIVGNQGREDAAVYDLGDGRGMIATTDFFMPIVDDPFDFGRIAATNAISDVYAMGGRPVLALGILGWPLDKLGPEIAGDVVAGAQGVCRELGLALAGGHSIDAPEPIFGLAVNGLVDLEHLKLNKGAQVGDLLFLTKPLGVGFLTTAEKQGLLESGHQNLARETMLKPNQIGMALAKVKGVNAMTDVTGFGLAGHLTEVCQASGVAARIDFRRLPRLAEAEAYRRRGAVPGGTHRNRNALGTALKDMDEPHWQWLCDPQTSGGLLLSVHPSWEDDVERIGREHGIELVPFGEVVKAEGQALIEVRG from the coding sequence ATGAGCGCGATTCGCCTGACTCAATACAGCCATGGTGCCGGTTGTGGCTGCAAGATTGCCCCTGACGTACTCGACAGTATCCTGGCCAAGGCCGGTCCGGGGGCTACCCATTCGCGTCTGATCGTGGGCAACCAGGGCCGCGAGGATGCGGCCGTGTACGATCTGGGTGATGGCCGCGGCATGATCGCCACTACCGATTTCTTCATGCCGATCGTCGACGACCCCTTCGACTTCGGCCGCATTGCCGCCACCAACGCCATCAGTGACGTCTACGCCATGGGCGGCAGGCCGGTACTGGCACTCGGCATCCTCGGCTGGCCGCTGGACAAGCTGGGGCCGGAGATCGCCGGCGACGTGGTGGCAGGTGCCCAGGGCGTGTGCCGCGAGCTGGGCCTGGCGCTGGCCGGCGGACACTCCATCGACGCGCCGGAGCCGATCTTCGGCCTTGCCGTCAACGGCCTGGTCGATCTCGAGCACCTCAAGCTCAACAAGGGCGCCCAGGTCGGCGATCTACTGTTCCTGACCAAGCCGCTGGGCGTCGGTTTCCTGACTACCGCCGAGAAGCAGGGGCTGCTCGAGTCGGGCCATCAGAATCTGGCCCGCGAGACCATGCTCAAGCCCAATCAGATCGGCATGGCGCTGGCCAAGGTCAAGGGTGTAAATGCCATGACCGACGTCACCGGCTTCGGCCTGGCGGGCCATCTCACCGAAGTGTGCCAGGCCAGCGGTGTGGCCGCACGCATCGACTTCCGCCGCCTGCCGCGGCTGGCCGAGGCCGAAGCCTATCGGCGCCGCGGCGCGGTGCCCGGCGGCACCCACCGCAACCGCAACGCCCTGGGGACGGCGCTCAAGGACATGGACGAGCCGCACTGGCAGTGGTTGTGCGATCCGCAGACCTCCGGTGGGCTGCTGCTCTCCGTCCACCCCTCCTGGGAGGACGACGTCGAGCGCATCGGCCGTGAACATGGCATCGAGCTGGTACCGTTCGGTGAAGTGGTCAAGGCCGAAGGCCAGGCCCTGATCGAGGTGCGCGGGTGA